ACCGCCGCAAGCTGACTATCGCGCCGATGCTCAGGCGCAGCGTTTACATGAGCTGCTGCAAGCCAAGGGCATGGCGTCCAATATCCATGTCGGTGGTAACTCAATGGGCGGTGCTATCAGTGTTGCTTACGCGGCCATGTATCCCGATAGCGTCAAAAGCTTGTGGCTACTCGACAGCGCAGGTTTTTGGTCAGCAGGATTCGCTCAAGATCGATTTGGCGATGGCGATATAACAAGCAGCCCGCTATTGATCGAAACCAAAGAGGATTATTTTGCCTTATATGATTTGGTCATGTACAAGCCGCCTTACATTCCCAAAACCGTGCAAGCGGTCTTTGCTCAGACCAATATTGCCAACCGCGAACTACACGGCAACATCCTTGAACAAATCACAGCAGATAATGTGGAAGCACGTGCCAAAGTGATCGTGCAGCACAATATACCCACGCTCATCGTTTGGGGTGCTGAGGATAAAATCATTAAGCCTGAAACCGCCCTCATAATGAAACAAATCATGCCACAAGCACAGGTGATGATGATGCCTGAGGTTGGGCATGTACCGATGGTCGAAGCGGTAAAAAAGACGGCCAGTGATTATAAAGACTTTCGTGCAACGCTTATGGACAAGTAACTCACAAGTCTTTTATTAACCGCGTTAGTAAGGCGTCTGTACTTTCATTTCTGACCAACGTGACGCCTTGTCCTGCCCATAGCGACAGATGCTCGGCGTCCAAATGCTTGGTCGCATCCGCCCGCATAAA
This is a stretch of genomic DNA from Psychrobacter alimentarius. It encodes these proteins:
- a CDS encoding alpha/beta fold hydrolase, with translation MTLKRLSLVALFSLSVVGCNTAPNTLAVNATQKLIQFERNKANLEKKVVTLASGDTLTYLEGGNINGEPLLLIHGFGANKDNFTRIAKELSDYHLILPDLLGFGESSKPPQADYRADAQAQRLHELLQAKGMASNIHVGGNSMGGAISVAYAAMYPDSVKSLWLLDSAGFWSAGFAQDRFGDGDITSSPLLIETKEDYFALYDLVMYKPPYIPKTVQAVFAQTNIANRELHGNILEQITADNVEARAKVIVQHNIPTLIVWGAEDKIIKPETALIMKQIMPQAQVMMMPEVGHVPMVEAVKKTASDYKDFRATLMDK